From Vibrio tritonius, the proteins below share one genomic window:
- a CDS encoding ABC transporter substrate-binding protein: MKNTLFTASLLAFSLISSAHAEDNVTTLIQKAQQEGTVNSVGMPDSWANWKGTWQDLNTKYGLKHQDTDMSSAQEIAKFAAEKKNATADIGDVGFAFAKVAVSKGVVQPYKPTTWDDIPDWAKDKEGYWALGYTGTIAFISNNKLVKNAPKSWQDVLDGDYKVAVGDVGVAAQANNAILAAAMAFGGSEKNLKPGMDFFAKLAKQGRLSLADPSVANLEKGEIEVAIMWDFNALNYRDQIDHDRFSVSIPKEGSIISGYATLINKYAQHPNAAKLAREYIFSDAGQINLAEGYARPIRTNVKLPESIQAKLLPNEQYKNVHPIKDFTAWEKSSRQLARQWQEQVMMYQQ, from the coding sequence TGAAAAACACACTGTTTACGGCCAGTTTACTGGCTTTTAGCCTGATATCTTCCGCTCACGCTGAAGATAATGTCACAACGTTAATCCAAAAAGCTCAGCAAGAAGGTACAGTCAACAGCGTTGGCATGCCAGATTCTTGGGCAAACTGGAAAGGTACTTGGCAAGATCTCAACACCAAATACGGTTTAAAACACCAAGATACGGATATGAGCTCGGCCCAAGAAATTGCTAAATTTGCTGCTGAAAAGAAAAATGCGACGGCGGATATCGGTGACGTTGGTTTCGCGTTTGCCAAAGTTGCGGTAAGCAAAGGTGTCGTACAACCCTACAAACCTACCACTTGGGATGACATTCCTGATTGGGCTAAAGACAAAGAGGGTTACTGGGCGCTTGGCTATACAGGCACGATCGCTTTTATCTCGAACAATAAACTGGTTAAGAATGCTCCAAAATCTTGGCAAGATGTGCTCGACGGTGACTACAAAGTAGCAGTCGGTGACGTGGGTGTTGCAGCGCAAGCCAACAACGCTATTCTCGCTGCAGCAATGGCATTTGGTGGGAGTGAAAAGAACCTAAAACCGGGTATGGATTTCTTCGCCAAACTGGCAAAACAAGGTCGTTTATCACTTGCCGATCCTTCAGTAGCTAACCTAGAAAAAGGGGAAATTGAAGTCGCTATCATGTGGGATTTCAACGCACTGAACTATCGTGACCAAATTGATCACGACCGTTTTAGCGTGAGTATTCCTAAAGAAGGTTCGATCATTTCTGGCTACGCAACGCTAATCAATAAATACGCTCAACATCCGAATGCGGCCAAATTGGCTCGCGAATACATCTTTAGTGATGCTGGCCAAATCAACTTAGCTGAAGGCTACGCCCGCCCTATTCGCACTAATGTAAAATTGCCTGAATCGATTCAAGCGAAATTGCTACCAAACGAACAATACAAAAATGTTCACCCTATTAAAGACTTTACTGCTTGGGAAAAATCGTCTCGCCAGTTGGCGCGTCAATGGCAAGAACAAGTAATGATGTACCAACAATAG